In Haliotis asinina isolate JCU_RB_2024 chromosome 15, JCU_Hal_asi_v2, whole genome shotgun sequence, one DNA window encodes the following:
- the LOC137266280 gene encoding uncharacterized protein has product MERPTLVIVSIMLMLGLARCEDFSRFLVDITEPTGVAAVQTTMATVNRILKDTGDADFIFKVVGKPRVLAILNLSSLCDIRPLEKKLLEAKLDITVKSLFLGEKLAADLGVNQTLIASAPPPTNLTGDHIYFWDTVFRMEGLTSEEYKEEIRDNLENSLKYRLDSHPNLIYRVLGVFPIQMMYFASMKPEDAELVIWRFNRRKLIFTANVTLVQYLDVYLNGCQ; this is encoded by the exons ATGGAACGTCCAACACTTGTCATTGTGTCCATAATGCTCATGTTGGGCCTAGCAAGATGCGAAGACTTCTCTCGTTTCCTTGTCGACATCACTGAGCCAACAGGTGTCGCTGCTGTACAGACCACCATGGCAACTGTAAACAGAATTTTGAAAGATACAGGCGATGCTGATTTCATCTTCAAG GTAGTTGGTAAACCAAGAGTATTAGCAA TTCTTAATCTATCCAGCCTGTGTGATATACGCCCTCTTGAAAAGAAATTGTTAGAGGCTAAACTGGACATCACTGTGAAATCTCTTTTCCTCGGTGAAAAACTTGCAGCTGATCTGGGAGTGAACCAAACCCTTATTGCAAGTGCCCCGCCTCCAACGAACCTAACTGGTGACCACATTTACTTTTGGGATACAGTTTTCAGAATGGAAG GTCTAACAAGTGAAGAATACAAAGAGGAAATACGAGACAATCTGGAGAACAGCCTTAAGTACAGACTGGACAGTCACCCAAATCTCATTTATAGAGTTCTCGGAGTGTTTCCTATTCAG atgATGTATTTTGCATCAATGAAACCAGAAGATGCTGAACTGGTTATCTGGCGCTTCAACCGCCGTAAACTGATTTTCACAGCAAATGTGACCCTGGTTCAATACCTAGACGTCTATCTGAACGGCTGTCAGTAA
- the LOC137265028 gene encoding uncharacterized protein, which translates to MWKFVTVQKHGEIGLPDPLKASTPEKAKRMAAVNQTTEQSLNSGSHDTTITKRGVKRKRENNNCSPNTRAKIAKYVIDNGNTRAARHFSSVLNMNIGESSVRFMKKAYLAKKKEDKTADICPCI; encoded by the coding sequence ATGTGGAAGTTTGTAACTGTACAGAAGCATGGAGAGATAGGCCTACCAGATCCCTTGAAGGCCTCGACACCAGAGAAGGCCAAGAGGATGGCTGCTGTTAACCAGACCACGGAACAAAGTTTAAATAGCGGTAGCCATGACACAACCATTACTAAACGTGGTGTCAAGAGaaaacgagaaaataataattgCTCTCCAAACACAAGAGCCAAGATCGCGAAGTATGTGATTGACAACGGAAATACCAGGGCCGCCAGACACTTCAGTTCTGTTCTTAACATGAACATTGGCGAAAGCTCCGTCAGATTCATGAAGAAGGCTTACCTTGctaagaagaaagaagacaagaCTGCTGATATTTGTCCATGTATTTAA